Proteins found in one Leishmania donovani BPK282A1 complete genome, chromosome 13 genomic segment:
- a CDS encoding pyrroline-5-carboxylate reductase, with protein sequence MSDLKIGFLGCGSMGECIMAGMLKAKALGPENTFVCNRSASTNERLVSLYQVRSVSAVELAEQSDIIMLGVKPYGIVPVLETIKEKITPSKLVISMAAGVPTATIENHCPPKTKVVRVMPNIPSFVGEGVTSISGNSAVTPDDEAVVVKLFSAIGKAYLVAESAIHGVVGVAGSSPAYVFMFMEALSDGAVRGGIPRAQSYEMAAQAVLGAAKMLQESGKTPGALKDMVCSPGGTTIEAVRFLEKGGMRSSIIEAMIQCMEKSKEFERMYSE encoded by the coding sequence ATGTCGGACCTGAAGATTGGTTTCTTGGGATGTGGCAGCATGGGTGAATGCATCATGGCAGGTATGCTGAAGGCCAAGGCGTTAGGGCCAGAGAATACCTTTGTTTGCAATCGAAGCGCATCTACAAATGAACGGCTGGTTTCCCTGTACCAGGTGAGGAGCGTGAGTGCTGTTGAGCTGGCTGAACAGTCGGATATCATCATGCTGGGCGTGAAGCCGTACGGGATTGTGCCTGTTCTGGAGACGATCAAGGAGAAGATAACACCCTCCAAGCTCGTTATATCCATGGCTGCCGGTGTACCTACAGCAACGATCGAAAACCATTGCCCTCCGAAAACAAAAGTCGTGCGGGTGATGCCGAACATTCCTTCAtttgtgggggagggagtaACATCGATCAGTGGTAACTCTGCTGTGACGCCTGATGACGAGGCGGTAGTGGTGAAGCTGTTCAGTGCGATTGGAAAGGCGTACCTTGTGGCGGAGTCGGCGATCCACGGAGTCGTCGGTGTGGCCGGGTCTTCCCCCGCGTATGTTTTCATGTTTATGGAGGCTCTgagcgacggcgctgtgcgTGGTGGTATTCCCCGAGCGCAGTCCTATGAAATGGCTGCTCAGGCCGTTCTCGGTGCGGCAAAAATGCTGCAGGAGAGCGGCAAAACACCTGGTGCTCTGAAGGACATGGTTTGCTCGCCGGGCGGGACAACCATCGAGGCCGTTCGTTTTCTGGAGAAAGGTGGGATGCGCTCATCTATTATTGAAGCGATGATTCAGTGTATGGAGAAGTCTAAGGAATTCGAGAGAATGTATAGCGAATAA
- a CDS encoding chaperonin TCP20, putative, giving the protein MSSLAYINPGGKQARKASALDINMIAARGLQEVLKTNLGPRGTMKMLVSGAGMIKITKDGNTLLGEMQIQHPTAVLIARAATAIDDITGDGSTGVVLTIGEMMRQSERYIQEGMHPRTITEGFHIARDEALKFLEGNIIEIPNEERREYLTNVARTALTTKVNAGLSEKLAEAVVDAVYAIAEHGKEVDLHMVEVMHMRHRLSSDTRFVNGIVLDHGGRNSDMPKYLENAYILTCNVSLEYERSELTTGFYYKDPAEKARMVEAERKMTDDRVRQIIELKRRVCTKENGRTFVVINQKGIDPISLEMLAKENILALRRAKRRNMERLVLACGGEAVNATDNLTPDVLGEAGLIQEYTLGDDKYTFVENASKGKSCTLLVKGPNDHTIAQIKDAVRDGLRAVKNAFEALAVVAGAGAFEVALHDHLMKFADNVSGKQKIGIRAYADAMLVTPKTLAENSGLDVQECLITLQEASRTARKGGKWAGLRIENGDVIDPIAAGILDNVIVKRSLLECTGDIVAQLLLVDEIMKAGRRGAGGQ; this is encoded by the coding sequence ATGTCGAGCCTGGCTTACATCAACCCTGGCGGCAAACAGGCCCGCAAGGCGAGCGCTCTGGATATCAACATGATTGCCGCGCGAGGGCTGCAGGAAGTTTTGAAAACTAACCTTGGGCCTCGTGGCACAATGAAGATGCTGGTCTCTGGTGCTGGCATGATTAAAATCACCAAAGATGGTAACACTTTGCTTGGCGAAATGCAAATTCAACATCCGACCGCGGTGCTTATCGCTCGCGCAGCGACTGCGATCGACGACATTACAGGTGACGGGAGTACCGGTGTGGTCCTTACGATTGGCGAGATGATGCGGCAGTCGGAGCGCTACATTCAGGAAGGTATGCACCCGCGCACAATCACGGAGGGCTTTCACATCGCCCGCGACGAGGCTCTCAAGTTTTTGGAAGGGAATATTATTGAAATACCTAACGAGGAACGGCGGGAGTATCTAACCAACGTGGCGCGGACTGCGTTGACGACGAAAGTGAATGCCGGGCTATCGGAGAAGCTCGCAGAGGCTGTTGTGGACGCTGTATACGCTATCGCCGAGCATGGAAAGGAGGTGGATCTGCACATGGTGGAGGTGATGCACATGCGCCACCGTCTCAGCTCGGACACGCGCTTTGTGAATGGTATTGTGCTTGATCATGGTGGTCGTAACAGCGACATGCCCAAGTATCTTGAGAACGCTTATATTCTAACCTGCAATGTGTCGCTTGAGTACGAGCGCAGTGAGCTGACCACAGGCTTCTACTACAAGGATCCTGCGGAGAAGGCACGCATGGTGGAGGCAGAGCGCAAAATGACCGACGATCGCGTGCGTCAGATCATCGAGCTGAAGAGGAGAGTGTGCACGAAGGAAAATGGTCGGACGTTCGTGGTGATTAATCAGAAGGGCATTGATCCTATTTCTCTGGAGATGCTTGCGAAGGAGAACAttcttgcgctgcgccgcgcgaaGCGTCGCAACATGGAGCGCctggtgctggcgtgcgGCGGGGAGGCAGTCAACGCCACTGATAATCTGACGCCAGACGTTCTCGGCGAGGCCGGCCTCATTCAGGAATACACGTTGGGTGATGACAAGTACACTTTTGTGGAGAACGCCTCCAAGGGTAAAAGCTGTACGCTGCTCGTGAAAGGCCCAAACGACCACACAATTGCACAAATAAAGGACGCCGTACGCGACGGATTGCGTGCTGTGAAGAACGCCTTTGAGGCTTTGGCGGTTGTTGCCGGTGCTGGTGCCTtcgaggtggcgctgcacgaCCATCTGATGAAGTTTGCCGACAACGTGAGCGGGAAGCAGAAGATCGGCATCCGCGCCTACGCTGACGCCATGCTCGTCACGCCCAAGACACTGGCTGAGAACTCCGGCCTTGACGTGCAGGAGTGCCTTAtcacgctgcaggaggccaGCAGGACGGCTCGCAAAGGCGGAAAGTGGGCTGGTCTCAGAATCGAGAACGGTGACGTGATTGATCCCATCGCGGCCGGTATTCTCGACAACGTTATTGTGAAGCGGAGTCTTCTTGAGTGCACTGGCGACAtcgttgcgcagctgctcctcgtcgACGAGATCATGAAGGCtgggcgccgcggcgccggaggTCAGTAG
- a CDS encoding 60S ribosomal protein L44, putative, translated as MVNYPKKKVMHCGDARCNAHKSFKVVQYKAGKARLFARGKRRYDRKQSGYGGQTKPVFHKKAKTTKKIVLKLQCSGCKSIRQVVLKRTKHFELNDKKKTGNKDPTW; from the coding sequence ATGGTGAACTATCCGAAGAAGAAGGTGATGCactgcggcgacgcgcgcTGCAACGCGCACAAGTCGTTCAAGGTGGTGCAGTACAAGGCCGGTAAGGCCCGCCTTTTTGCTCGCGGTAAGCGTCGTTACGACCGCAAGCAGTCTGGTTATGGTGGTCAGACCAAGCCCGTCTTCCACAAGAAGGCCAAGACTACCAAGAAGATTGTGCTGAAACTCCAGTGCTCTGGTTGCAAGTCTATCCGCCAGGTCGTCCTCAAGCGCACGAAGCATTTTGAGCTGAACGACAAGAAGAAGACAGGCAACAAGGACCCCACCTGGTAA